The window CTGCTGCGCCCAAAGCGGTTGAACCCATCAAACCCACACCCAAGCCCGCAGCCGTTGCCAAACAGCAGCCTGCCAAAGACCCAAAACCCACTCCGCAAATGATTTTGGAAACGGGCAATATCGACAAAGCGCGTGAAGCCGCCAAACGTCAGGCAAACACCAAGTCAGCCCCCAAAACCACAGCGGCTGCCAAACCCGAAAGCAAGCCCAAAGCACAGGCTTCTGCCAATAAAGGCGGCACGGTGGTATTTCAAACCGGTTCGTTTGCCAGCGCCCGCGCAGCCGATGCCCAACGTGCCCGTTTGGCGATGATGGGCGTGCAAACCAAAATTTCCGAAGCCAAAATTGACGGCAAATCGGTTTACCGCGTACAAACCGCACCCATGAGCGGCGAACGCGCCGGCAACACCCGTAACACCCTCAATAAAAACGGCGTAAATGTTTACGAGCGTTCAGGGCAATAATTTGGCATTTCCGATTTGAAAGTCTGCCCTGTGCAGCGGTATAATGGTTCGGGAAGGGCGCACACACCCTTTCCGAACCGTTGTTTCGCCAGCGTGTCAAAATATTTTACAAGAAAGGACAAGTTAATGACTTTGTTTAAAAAAGTTCTGGTTTCCGCTGTGATTGGCTTGGGTTTGGCGGGCAACGCCGCCGCGCTGACCGAAGGCACCGATTACGAAGTGTTGCCCAAAGCCATGCCCCAAACCCAAAAAGACAAAATTGAAGTATTGGAATTCTTTGGTTATTTTTGCATTCACTGTAAAAATCTTGACCCCGTTATCCGTAAACACGTCAAAACCTTTGCTTCCGATACCTATTTTCAAACCGACCATGTGGTTTGGGACGAATCGGGACATTTCGGTTTTGCCCGTTTGGCGGCGGCTGTGAATCAAACCAATTTGAAAGACAAAGCCAATCCCGAAATTTACAAAGCTATTTTTGAAGAAAAACGCGATTTTAACGACCCCGGCAAAACCATTGAATGGATGAAGTCGCAAAAAGCGTTTGACGGCAAAAAACTGCTGACTGCGTATAATTCCTTTAGCAATCAGGCACAAGCCAAGCAAATGATGGTGCGTACCGCCGAATACGGCATCAACAGCACCCCCACCGTGATTGTGGGCGGAAAATACCGCGTGCTGTTCCCCAAAGGCTTTGTGGAAGGCATGAAAACCGTGGACGAGCTGGTGCAAAAAGTGCGTGATGAGCGCGGTATGAAAAAACCTGCGCCCAAGCCTCAAGCCGCTGCGCCCAAAAGTAAAGGCATGGGTATTGCTGGTTCGGTAAACCGTTAATCGGTAAAATTTTTGTGCGCGTAGGAGGCGTTTAAGGGCGTTTCCTGCGCTTTTTTATTTAATTTGGAAAATCAAATGGATATTGTATTGATGTTTAAAGCCCTAATCATGGGGATTATTGAAGGGCTAACCGAATTTTTGCCGATTTCCAGCACGGGGCATTTGATTGTGGTGGGCGATTTACTCGGTTTTCACAGCAAGGGCAAAGTGTTTGAAATTGCGATTCAATTGGGTGCGGTGCTGGCTGTGGTGTTTGAGTACCGCAGCCGTTTTAGCCATGTGGCGCGTTTTATCGGGCGCGATGCGGCGGTAAACCGTTTTGTGCTGAATTTGGCGGTGGCGTTTGTGCCTGCGGCGGTGATGGGTTTGCTGTTCCGCAAGGAAATCAAACAGTTCTTGTTTAATCCGATTAGCGTGGCGGTGGCACTGGTGGTGGGCGGACTGATTATTTTGTGGGTGGAAAAACGCGCCCAAACCATCACCCCGCGTGTGCGCGAAGTAGATGAAATGACAGCGAAAGATGCTTTAATGGTGGGCGTGGCGCAGGTGTGTGCGCTGATTCCGGGTACATCGCGTTCGGGCAGCACCATTATGGGCGGAATGTGGTGGGGTTTGGACCGCAAAGCCGCAACCGAATTTTCGTTTTTCTTGGCGGTGCCGATGATGGTGGCGGCGACTTTTTACGATATTTATAAAAATTATCAGTTGTTTACTTGGGCAGATGTGGGCTTGATTGCGGTGGGCTTTGTGGCGGCGTTTGCGGCAGGTTTGCTGGCGGTACGCGCTTTGCTGAAATTTGTTTCCAGCAAAAACTATGTGCCGTTTGCCTATTACCGCATTGTCTTTGGCGGTTTGATTTTGCTGACTTATTATATGGGTTGGGTAAACTGGGCAACGCAGTAATACAAAAAACCTGTTGCCGTTTCGGGCAACAGGTTTTTTGACGGTTTAAATTAAGCCATTGCTTTGATTTTGGCAGCCAAACGGCTTTTGTGACGGGCTGCTTTGTTTTTGTGGAACACGCCTTTGTCGGCAATGCGGTCAATAATTTTAACCGATTGGCGGTACACTTCTTGAGCGGCGGCTTGGTCGCCTGCTTCAACGGCTTTAAGCACTTTTTTTACAGCAGTGCGGAAGCTGGTACGCAAACTGGCGTTGTGTGCGCGGTTTTTAACGGATTGGCGGGCGCGTTTGCGCGCTTGTGCGCTGTTGGCCATAAAGAAAACTCCTAAAGGATAATTCAGATTCGTAAAACGCGCCATTTTAATCACGATGGGCGAGAAAGGCAAGTTTTACAGGGCAAAAACACCGTATTCGCCACAATATGCGCCCTGCGGGCAGAATCCGTTTTAATCTTGCGCAGAATAATGTTAAACTGCTTGGGTTTGTAATGATGCCGTTTTTCAGAAGATTATGCCTTATCTGCAAGCCAGTATCCCCGTTGAAGAGCGTTTGGCGGAAGTGTTGTCGGACGCGCTGATGGAACAGGGGGCTTTGTCTGTTTCTATTGAAGATGCCGCCGCAGGCACGGATGCCGAAGAGCCGATTTTTGGCGAACCCGGTATGCAGCAGCGGGTGTGGCAGCAAAGTGTGCTGACCGTGCTGTTTGCCGAACATGATGATGTAAAAGCGGCAGTGGCGGCGGCGGCGCAGTCTGTCGGTGCAGCGGATTTGGATTTTGAGTTGACCAGCGTGGCAGACCAAGACTGGGTGCGGCTGACACAGGCTCAGTTTGAGCCGATTGAGATTTCGCCACGATTGCGGATTACCCCCACTTGGCACGAGGCACAGGGTGGGGCAGTGGCGGAATTGCGTTTGGACCCTGGGGTCGCATTTGGCACGGGCAGTCACCCCACCACACAATTGTGCCTGCGCTGGCTGGACGACCATTTGCGCGATGGCGAAACGGTGCTGGATTACGGTTGCGGTTCGGGCATTTTGGCGATTGCCGCGCTGAAATTGGGCGCAGGCGCTGCCACAGGCGTGGATATTGACCCGCAGGCAGTCGCAGCAGCTCAGGCAAATGCCGAACAAAATCAGGTTGATGCCCTGTTTTGTGCCGATGCCGATTTGCCTGAAGGCGGTCAGTTTGATGTGGTATTGGCAAATATTCTGTCCAACACGCTGCGGATGCTGGCGCAGATGTTGGCAGCGCGTACCCGCAGCGGCGGGCGTATTGTTTTATCTGGAATTTTAGAAGGGCAGGTTGAAGAACTGAGCGCATTGTACGCGCAATGGTTTGATATGAATGCCCCCGTTTACGAACAAGGCTGGGCTTGTCTCAGCGGCACCAAGCGTGCCTGATTAACCCGAGCAAACACATTATGAGCATAATTAAAGTTAATTGTCCCAGCTGCAAATCGCCTTTGCAGATTCCCGAACCCAAGCTGCGCGAAACGCAAGGGCGGGTGGTGTGCCGCGAATGCCAGCATATTTTCCGATTGGTGAAAAAAAGCAAAAACCAAGCCACTAAACCACGCACCGAAGTGCCGCCGCGCCCTGTGTTTAGCGAAGTGGGCAGCATGAGCGATGTTCCGCCTGCGCCCCATGCCGACCCCGTTTGGCCCAACGACGACTGGCCCAGCGCCGAGCGTCCTGCTGCCAAAGAGGTCGCACCGCAGCCGAAAAAGAAAAAATCCGCGCAGCAGCGTCCCAACTACCGTATACCCAAAGCCCAAGACAAACCGCCACGTCCGCCGTTTGCCGATGTGGGACAGCAGCCGTTTGCCTTTAATTTGTTAGACCCGCAAAACGCCAATATCCAAATTCCGCAGGTATCGGTCAATCCCCCTGCTGAAGAAGGCACAGCAAATCCGCCTGCTTTGCGCCCCAGCAATGGCGAGCAGCAGCAAAACAACATCACCATTCATACAGGCAGTTTGGTGTTTACGCTGGTGGGCGACGGGCAAAACAGCAGTACCACGCTGACAGCCCCCGAAAACAGCCCCGCTGCGCCCCCACAAATGGCAGTACAAATGCCCGCTTCCGTGTCGCCCGGCACGGAACTGAACTGGGTGGTGGCAACCATGGTGGCGTTTTTGGTGCTGATTTTGCAATTGGTTTATGTGAACCTGATGTTCTTGTAAACCGTTAGACCCCTTGCCAATCGGCAGATGCGGCGGACACGCGCCCCCAAGCCTTGGCAAGATTCCACACCGTTGCGCCAGCCTGCTGTCGCAGCGGTTTTTTCGCTTTGCCTGCCAATGCCGCAGCAAAACAGGTTACAATACCGCGTTTGTTTTCAGATTATTTTTACGGACACATACATGTTTAAAGCAATGGACAAATACCGTCTGCCCGCGCAAATTTTGCTGGGCGCAATCGGTATTTCATTTGTCGGATTCGGACTGGTGGGTTTTGAAACCCCGCGCAACGACCAATACATCGTCCAAATCGGCGACCAAGCCATTACCCGCCGCCAAGTGGACGAAGCCGTGCAGATGACCGCCCAAGCAGGCGGCAACGGCGCAGCACGCGAAACCGTTTTTCAAACCTTGGTTTCCCGCGCTTATCTGTTGGAAGGCGCGCGCAGCTTGGGTTTAACTGCATCCGACAGCCAAATCAAACAAATGATTGTCGATAATCCCGAATTTCACAATGCCGACAAAAAATTTGACCCCGCACTGTTTCAAAGCTATTTGGCAGGTCGCCACATTAGCGAAGAGCAATTTATGAGCGAGCAGCGCGATAACCTGACTGTACTCAATATGATGGCGGTATTGAATAATTACCCCGTGTCAGATGCACAGGTGCAAACGCTGTTGAACACCCAAGCCGCCACGCGCACCCTGCGCAGCGCAGGCATGAATCCCGCCGCTTTTGCCCAGCGCGTAAAAACCGATGATGCCGCTTTGAAAAAGTTTTACGATGCCAACAAGAAAAACTATATGCTGGCACAAGCAGTTAAGTTTGAATATGTGGTGTTGTCGCCCAAAGATTTGGCAGAAAAGCAAAAAGTAGAAGAAAGCGAATTAAAACAAGCCCTCGTGCAAAGCGAAACCCAAAGCATTCCCAAACGGCGTTTGTCGCATATTCTGATTAGCACCGAAGGCAAAGACAAAGCACAAGCCAAAGCGGAAGCCGAAAAAATCGCTGCTGAAGCCAAAGCAAACCCAGATAATTTTGCGGAATTGGCGAAAAAACATTCGCAAGATGAAGGCACTGCCGCACAAGGTGGCGATTTGGGCGAAGTGGCGCGTAACGGCTTGGGCGAAGACAGTAAAGCGGTGGAAGATGCCGCGTTTGCCTTGGCAAAAGGCGAAGTCAGCGGCGTGTTGGAAAGCAAATTTGGCTATCATATTGTTAAAGTTACCGATTTAAGCGAAGAAGGCAATGATGATGCCCGCCGTGCTGCTGCCGAAAAATCCGTTAAAGAACGCAAAGCCCAACAAGCCTTTGCCAAAATGCGCGAAGAATTGGGCGAATTGGCGTTCGCGCATCCCAACGAGCTGAAAACCGCTGCCGATAAATTGGGCTTAAATATTCAGAAGCGCGAAC is drawn from Conchiformibius steedae and contains these coding sequences:
- a CDS encoding SurA N-terminal domain-containing protein gives rise to the protein MFKAMDKYRLPAQILLGAIGISFVGFGLVGFETPRNDQYIVQIGDQAITRRQVDEAVQMTAQAGGNGAARETVFQTLVSRAYLLEGARSLGLTASDSQIKQMIVDNPEFHNADKKFDPALFQSYLAGRHISEEQFMSEQRDNLTVLNMMAVLNNYPVSDAQVQTLLNTQAATRTLRSAGMNPAAFAQRVKTDDAALKKFYDANKKNYMLAQAVKFEYVVLSPKDLAEKQKVEESELKQALVQSETQSIPKRRLSHILISTEGKDKAQAKAEAEKIAAEAKANPDNFAELAKKHSQDEGTAAQGGDLGEVARNGLGEDSKAVEDAAFALAKGEVSGVLESKFGYHIVKVTDLSEEGNDDARRAAAEKSVKERKAQQAFAKMREELGELAFAHPNELKTAADKLGLNIQKREQWFTRADANGAGVPAAVVEALFVGDVFDKKMNSEVISANGEAWVVRAVETRAETAQSFDTVKEQVKEDWVRSEAVRLAKEEAKKLLAQLQAGKSAEMVWSPVQTVEPAQLAQQLPPQAYRELMSAIPRQGKSAYALIERAGVPEIVEVQSITAPKLSPDMSAMVRNVLMQAQGEARLQAYINSLNSTVKSRQGAEKLSDSE
- a CDS encoding thiol:disulfide interchange protein DsbA/DsbL; this translates as MTLFKKVLVSAVIGLGLAGNAAALTEGTDYEVLPKAMPQTQKDKIEVLEFFGYFCIHCKNLDPVIRKHVKTFASDTYFQTDHVVWDESGHFGFARLAAAVNQTNLKDKANPEIYKAIFEEKRDFNDPGKTIEWMKSQKAFDGKKLLTAYNSFSNQAQAKQMMVRTAEYGINSTPTVIVGGKYRVLFPKGFVEGMKTVDELVQKVRDERGMKKPAPKPQAAAPKSKGMGIAGSVNR
- the prmA gene encoding 50S ribosomal protein L11 methyltransferase; amino-acid sequence: MPYLQASIPVEERLAEVLSDALMEQGALSVSIEDAAAGTDAEEPIFGEPGMQQRVWQQSVLTVLFAEHDDVKAAVAAAAQSVGAADLDFELTSVADQDWVRLTQAQFEPIEISPRLRITPTWHEAQGGAVAELRLDPGVAFGTGSHPTTQLCLRWLDDHLRDGETVLDYGCGSGILAIAALKLGAGAATGVDIDPQAVAAAQANAEQNQVDALFCADADLPEGGQFDVVLANILSNTLRMLAQMLAARTRSGGRIVLSGILEGQVEELSALYAQWFDMNAPVYEQGWACLSGTKRA
- the rpsT gene encoding 30S ribosomal protein S20, with product MANSAQARKRARQSVKNRAHNASLRTSFRTAVKKVLKAVEAGDQAAAQEVYRQSVKIIDRIADKGVFHKNKAARHKSRLAAKIKAMA
- a CDS encoding zinc-ribbon domain-containing protein gives rise to the protein MSIIKVNCPSCKSPLQIPEPKLRETQGRVVCRECQHIFRLVKKSKNQATKPRTEVPPRPVFSEVGSMSDVPPAPHADPVWPNDDWPSAERPAAKEVAPQPKKKKSAQQRPNYRIPKAQDKPPRPPFADVGQQPFAFNLLDPQNANIQIPQVSVNPPAEEGTANPPALRPSNGEQQQNNITIHTGSLVFTLVGDGQNSSTTLTAPENSPAAPPQMAVQMPASVSPGTELNWVVATMVAFLVLILQLVYVNLMFL
- a CDS encoding undecaprenyl-diphosphate phosphatase, producing the protein MDIVLMFKALIMGIIEGLTEFLPISSTGHLIVVGDLLGFHSKGKVFEIAIQLGAVLAVVFEYRSRFSHVARFIGRDAAVNRFVLNLAVAFVPAAVMGLLFRKEIKQFLFNPISVAVALVVGGLIILWVEKRAQTITPRVREVDEMTAKDALMVGVAQVCALIPGTSRSGSTIMGGMWWGLDRKAATEFSFFLAVPMMVAATFYDIYKNYQLFTWADVGLIAVGFVAAFAAGLLAVRALLKFVSSKNYVPFAYYRIVFGGLILLTYYMGWVNWATQ